One Helicobacter cetorum MIT 00-7128 DNA window includes the following coding sequences:
- a CDS encoding exo-alpha-sialidase has product MEHSRNLLTLKNLAFLLALLSVLTFIINKHQHPNYTFNPNKPLLTHNKPFFSKLDIPKPKNAPMVHASSLISLPNKTLLVAYFSGTREGAKDVQINANIYNPNTKKWSEAFILLTRETLSKSAHEYIKKLGNPLLFWHQNKILLFVVGVSMGGWATSKIYQLESPSIHKPFKLVRSLHLSPFLNLSHLVRTKPLNTDDGGFILPLYHELASQYPLLLKFDFQANPTELFRPNLLHAQLQPSITPYKKCAIMAFRNHHFSNALMLQTCLSPTKWQSLLPTNLKNLDDSLNLLNLNNTLYLIHNPDNLSLRRQKLLISQLKNDNTFHTLSVLDKADEVSYPSSLIDNNFIDITYTYNRQTIRHIRFNLAYLNSLLSLQP; this is encoded by the coding sequence TTGGAACATTCAAGAAATCTTTTAACACTTAAAAATCTGGCGTTTTTATTAGCGCTTTTAAGTGTTCTAACTTTTATTATCAATAAACACCAACACCCTAACTATACCTTTAATCCTAATAAACCCCTACTTACTCATAATAAGCCCTTTTTTTCAAAACTTGATATACCAAAGCCTAAAAATGCGCCTATGGTGCATGCAAGCTCTCTTATTAGCTTGCCTAATAAAACACTCTTAGTAGCATATTTTAGTGGGACTAGAGAGGGGGCTAAAGATGTGCAAATCAACGCTAATATCTATAACCCTAACACTAAAAAATGGAGCGAGGCTTTTATTCTTTTGACTAGAGAAACTCTTTCAAAAAGCGCTCATGAATACATTAAGAAACTAGGAAATCCCCTACTTTTTTGGCATCAAAATAAAATCTTGCTCTTTGTAGTGGGAGTTAGCATGGGTGGATGGGCAACTTCAAAAATCTATCAGCTTGAAAGCCCTTCTATTCACAAGCCCTTTAAATTAGTTAGAAGCCTTCATTTAAGCCCTTTTTTAAATTTAAGTCATTTGGTGCGCACCAAACCTTTAAATACTGATGATGGCGGTTTTATCTTACCCTTATACCATGAATTAGCTAGTCAATATCCCTTATTGCTCAAATTTGATTTTCAAGCTAATCCCACAGAGCTTTTTCGCCCAAACCTACTTCATGCCCAACTTCAGCCCTCAATCACGCCTTATAAAAAGTGTGCCATTATGGCTTTTAGGAATCATCATTTTTCAAATGCTTTAATGCTACAAACTTGTCTATCCCCCACCAAATGGCAATCTCTTTTGCCAACCAATCTCAAAAATTTAGATGATTCCTTAAATTTACTCAATCTCAATAACACGCTTTATTTGATTCATAATCCCGATAACCTTTCTTTGCGCCGTCAAAAATTGCTTATCTCGCAATTAAAAAATGATAACACCTTTCATACTTTAAGCGTTTTAGACAAAGCAGATGAAGTAAGCTACCCAAGCTCACTGATTGATAATAATTTTATTGATATTACTTATACTTATAACCGCCAAACAATTCGCCACATTCGTTTTAACTTAGCCTATCTCAATTCCCTTTTAAGTTTACAACCATGA
- a CDS encoding AsmA-like C-terminal domain-containing protein: MKARKHASKKVFNVVILFVVVLTLLCAIHKTLSNGLHIQNLKIGKLNISELYLKLDNKLSLNIDSIDLSSLLKKRPNSNKHLDVSDLIKGIRYGIWAVSYFEKFKIKEIVLDAQNKARVFFDGHKYELEFPGIKGEFSLEDNKNIKLKIINLLFKDMKVQVDGNAHYSPKAKKMAFNFMIKPLDEPSATLYLQGLTDLKTIELKANTSKMKSIAFLKPLFQKQSQKKLKTWIFDKIQFAGLKIDSALIRANLAKGKLLPSLLENSRIKATLTDTSVVFNDGLSPIKINKTELLLQNKQLLIEPQKITYETMDLSGSSAVLSNMLEASRLEIFLRNTPNYYGDTIKDLLSAYKIALPLDKISTPSSANLKLTLQFLKNTAPLFSIQGNIELQEGGFMLYHVPLYTQSANIDLDITPEYQYIYIDTIHTRYENMLDLDTKIALDIHKKKLALDSKVHKIQLNTNNNINMRSYSLSNAEDEILPSFALDLKSLHTIIQAGEHSEVFRRKIIDTIKAQSEDKFSKNVFYATQDSLKSLSFNFDFSNPNHIQWSVPELLLEGELKNSVYFFRIKDLKKIKPYSPIMNYFTLEDGSLEVSTSNFLNIDFLAKDLKVNLPAYYADGTHINTLSLLGSINKDEIHVYTPDKNVSVVIKGDNKNIAINNIDFNIDEFLDSKMPAIVKMLSKERREKPTQKEIHDEDIFIAAKQRYEKARKIIPIATHIQAKDVVLVYKKMPIPLENLDIVAQDNRVKVDGNYKNGMIFADLVHGALYLKAHNFSGDFINSVLQKDFVDGGLYTLIGAFKDQVFNGELKVQNTSLKNFALMQNMVNLINTIPSLIVFKNPHWGANGYDIKKGSIVFGVTKQYLGLEQINIIGKTLDIAGNGIIELDRNKLDLSLEISTIKALSNVISNIPIVGYLILGKNGKISTNVSVKGTLDNPTTKITLAKDIAQAPLKILRRIFTPIDVIVGEIKKNIREKERK; this comes from the coding sequence ATGAAAGCAAGAAAACACGCATCTAAGAAAGTATTTAATGTTGTTATTCTTTTTGTTGTAGTGCTTACTCTCTTATGTGCCATACACAAAACCCTTTCTAATGGTCTTCATATACAAAATTTAAAAATTGGAAAACTTAATATATCTGAATTATACCTAAAGCTTGACAATAAACTTTCTTTAAATATTGATAGTATTGACCTTTCTTCACTCCTAAAGAAACGACCTAATAGCAATAAACATTTAGATGTTAGCGATTTAATCAAGGGTATTCGCTATGGTATTTGGGCGGTCTCATATTTTGAAAAGTTTAAAATTAAAGAAATCGTGCTTGATGCCCAAAATAAAGCTCGTGTTTTTTTTGACGGGCATAAATATGAGCTAGAATTTCCCGGAATTAAAGGCGAATTTTCTTTAGAAGATAATAAGAATATCAAACTTAAGATTATCAACTTGCTTTTTAAGGATATGAAAGTTCAAGTAGATGGCAACGCCCATTATTCTCCCAAAGCTAAAAAAATGGCGTTTAATTTTATGATTAAGCCTTTAGATGAGCCAAGTGCTACGCTTTATTTACAAGGGTTAACTGATTTAAAAACCATAGAATTAAAAGCTAACACCTCTAAGATGAAAAGCATTGCTTTTTTAAAACCCCTTTTTCAAAAACAATCCCAAAAAAAACTAAAAACATGGATTTTTGATAAAATCCAATTTGCGGGCTTAAAAATTGATAGCGCTTTGATTAGGGCTAATTTAGCCAAGGGCAAATTACTCCCCTCGCTCTTAGAAAATTCTCGCATTAAAGCCACTCTTACTGATACTTCTGTGGTCTTTAACGACGGACTATCGCCTATTAAAATTAATAAAACCGAACTTTTACTTCAAAATAAGCAACTCCTTATAGAGCCCCAAAAAATCACTTACGAAACTATGGATTTATCCGGCTCTAGTGCTGTTCTATCCAACATGCTAGAGGCATCAAGATTGGAGATTTTTTTAAGAAATACGCCCAATTATTATGGTGATACCATTAAAGATTTGTTGAGTGCGTATAAGATTGCTCTGCCTTTAGATAAGATTAGCACCCCATCAAGCGCAAATTTAAAGCTTACTTTGCAATTTTTGAAAAATACAGCCCCCTTATTTAGCATTCAAGGCAATATAGAATTACAAGAGGGGGGGTTTATGCTCTATCATGTCCCTCTTTATACTCAAAGCGCTAATATTGATTTAGATATTACACCAGAATATCAATATATCTATATAGATACTATCCATACTCGCTACGAAAACATGTTGGATTTAGATACAAAAATCGCTTTAGATATTCACAAAAAAAAGCTTGCCTTAGACTCTAAAGTGCATAAAATCCAACTCAATACCAACAATAATATTAATATGCGCTCTTATAGCTTGAGTAATGCCGAAGATGAAATTTTGCCTAGCTTTGCTTTAGATTTAAAAAGCTTGCATACCATTATCCAAGCGGGCGAACACTCTGAAGTTTTTAGAAGAAAAATCATAGACACCATTAAGGCTCAAAGCGAGGATAAATTCAGCAAAAATGTCTTTTATGCCACACAAGATTCTCTTAAAAGCCTCTCTTTTAATTTTGATTTCTCTAATCCAAACCACATACAATGGAGTGTTCCTGAGCTTTTATTAGAAGGCGAACTAAAAAATAGCGTTTATTTTTTTAGAATTAAGGATTTGAAAAAAATTAAGCCTTACTCCCCCATTATGAACTATTTCACTTTAGAAGATGGCTCTTTAGAAGTTTCTACAAGCAATTTTTTAAATATAGACTTTTTGGCTAAAGATTTAAAGGTTAATTTACCCGCCTATTATGCAGACGGAACACATATTAATACCCTTTCTTTGCTTGGCTCTATCAATAAAGATGAAATCCATGTCTATACCCCTGATAAAAATGTTTCTGTAGTTATTAAGGGTGATAACAAAAATATTGCCATTAATAATATTGATTTTAATATTGACGAATTTTTAGATAGCAAAATGCCAGCCATTGTTAAAATGCTTTCAAAAGAGCGTAGAGAAAAACCCACTCAAAAAGAAATTCATGATGAAGATATCTTTATTGCCGCTAAACAACGCTATGAAAAAGCACGCAAAATCATTCCTATTGCCACACACATTCAAGCTAAAGATGTAGTTTTAGTGTATAAAAAAATGCCTATCCCCTTAGAAAACCTTGATATTGTCGCTCAAGACAATAGAGTGAAAGTAGATGGCAACTATAAAAATGGCATGATTTTTGCAGATTTAGTGCATGGAGCTTTATATCTTAAGGCGCATAATTTCAGTGGGGATTTTATTAACTCGGTTTTGCAAAAAGATTTTGTTGATGGCGGATTATACACGCTCATTGGGGCTTTCAAAGACCAAGTTTTTAATGGCGAACTAAAAGTCCAAAACACTAGCTTGAAAAACTTTGCCCTTATGCAAAACATGGTTAATCTCATCAATACTATTCCCTCACTTATCGTTTTTAAAAACCCTCATTGGGGTGCTAATGGCTATGATATTAAAAAGGGTTCTATTGTTTTTGGGGTTACTAAACAATACTTAGGATTAGAACAAATTAATATCATTGGAAAAACACTAGATATTGCAGGCAATGGTATTATAGAATTAGATAGAAATAAGCTAGATTTAAGCCTAGAAATCTCCACCATCAAAGCCTTGAGTAATGTCATTAGCAATATTCCTATTGTAGGCTATCTCATTTTAGGTAAAAATGGAAAGATTTCTACCAATGTAAGCGTGAAAGGCACACTAGATAACCCCACCACTAAAATTACTCTAGCTAAAGATATTGCGCAAGCCCCCTTAAAAATCTTACGCCGAATCTTTACACCTATTGATGTGATTGTGGGCGAAATCAAAAAGAATATTAGAGAAAAAGAAAGGAAATAA
- the pyrC gene encoding dihydroorotase, with protein sequence MRLTLHDPIDAHLHVREGEILKSVLPYSSIPFSSAVIMPNLSKPLINTQITLDYKKEILKNSSNFKPLMSLYFNDDLTLEELQLAKKQGIKLLKLYPKGMTTNAQNGTSNLLSEKTLEILENAQKLGFILCIHAEQEGFCLDKEFLCHKAIEIFATTFPQLKIILEHLSDRRSISLLEKYNNLYATLTLHHISMTLDDLLSQALNPHCFCKPLIKTKEDQDALLSLALKAHKKVSFGSDSAPHFVSKKHSDNIPAGIFSAPILLPALCELFEKHNALEKLQAFVSDNAKAIYNLENLPKKQVILSKKSFEVPTHTNCHKEQIAILRGGETLSWNIQEIF encoded by the coding sequence TTGCGCTTGACTTTACATGACCCAATAGACGCACACTTACATGTGCGTGAGGGGGAAATTCTAAAATCGGTTCTTCCCTACTCTTCTATACCTTTTAGTTCAGCAGTGATTATGCCTAATCTCAGTAAGCCTCTAATTAATACGCAAATCACGCTTGATTATAAAAAAGAGATTTTAAAAAATTCTTCCAATTTCAAGCCCTTAATGAGCCTATATTTTAATGATGATTTGACCTTAGAAGAATTACAACTAGCCAAAAAACAAGGTATTAAACTTTTAAAACTCTATCCTAAAGGCATGACTACAAACGCTCAAAATGGCACTTCTAATTTATTGAGTGAAAAAACCTTAGAGATTTTAGAAAACGCTCAAAAATTAGGCTTTATTCTATGTATCCATGCAGAACAAGAAGGCTTTTGCTTGGATAAAGAATTTTTGTGCCATAAGGCTATAGAGATTTTTGCAACAACTTTTCCACAGCTTAAAATTATTTTAGAACATTTAAGTGATAGGCGCAGTATTTCTTTGCTTGAAAAATACAATAATCTCTATGCCACTCTAACTTTGCACCACATTAGCATGACCTTAGATGATTTATTATCTCAAGCACTCAACCCGCATTGTTTTTGTAAGCCTTTAATTAAAACCAAAGAAGACCAAGACGCTTTATTATCCCTTGCCTTAAAAGCTCATAAAAAAGTTTCTTTTGGCTCAGATAGTGCTCCGCATTTTGTTTCTAAAAAACATAGCGATAACATTCCAGCTGGAATTTTCTCAGCCCCTATTTTACTACCTGCATTATGCGAGCTTTTTGAAAAACATAACGCTTTAGAAAAATTGCAAGCCTTTGTAAGTGATAACGCTAAAGCTATCTATAATTTAGAAAATTTACCTAAAAAGCAAGTCATTCTTTCTAAAAAATCTTTTGAAGTGCCAACACACACCAATTGCCATAAAGAACAAATTGCTATCTTAAGAGGGGGCGAAACGCTTTCTTGGAACATTCAAGAAATCTTTTAA
- the fliN gene encoding flagellar motor switch protein FliN: protein MPETPESNKLENINKEKAHKEKELELSTYLEELIDDYKGLLDMEVVFSAELGSTQIPLLQILRFEKGSVIDLQKPAGESVDTFVNGRVIGKGEVMVFERNLAIRLNEILDSNAIVYYLAKNS, encoded by the coding sequence ATGCCAGAAACACCAGAGTCTAATAAGTTAGAAAACATCAATAAAGAGAAAGCACACAAAGAAAAAGAACTTGAACTTTCAACTTATTTAGAAGAACTTATTGATGACTACAAGGGGTTATTGGATATGGAAGTGGTATTTAGTGCGGAGTTGGGTTCTACACAAATCCCTTTATTGCAAATTTTGCGCTTTGAAAAAGGCTCAGTGATTGATTTGCAAAAACCAGCAGGAGAGAGTGTAGATACCTTTGTAAATGGGCGTGTTATAGGCAAGGGCGAAGTCATGGTATTTGAGCGTAATTTAGCAATTCGTTTAAACGAAATTCTTGATTCTAATGCCATTGTGTATTATCTAGCTAAAAATTCATGA
- the mltG gene encoding endolytic transglycosylase MltG gives MAHKRVSTTTKRITTLNTFLDACFLAFISILFYLSIPISSKKIIVVPSGSLNKVLKSLQDDGIDINQLDKILLKLFGLPKKGYIDMGASVLRKGDFLAHLVEGKMASKSITLIPGETRYFFTQALSATYNIEVELLNLAYESVAPRLNGQVLADGVIFPDTYSLLLGQDANRIMQTLVKQSMKRHETLSKEWLGYYHKEEWFEKIIIASIVQKEAANIEEMPVVASVIFNRLKKNMPLQMDGSLNYQEFSHTKITKERVREDNTSYNTYKFKGLPKNPVGSVSIEAIKAVIFPKETNFLYFVKMKNKKHAFSATYKEHLNNIKISNNHF, from the coding sequence ATGGCACATAAGAGAGTAAGCACTACAACAAAAAGAATAACAACATTAAATACTTTCTTAGATGCGTGTTTTCTTGCTTTCATTTCCATTCTTTTTTATCTAAGTATACCAATTTCTTCTAAGAAAATCATTGTTGTGCCATCTGGTTCTTTAAATAAAGTGCTTAAATCTTTACAAGATGATGGTATAGATATTAATCAATTAGATAAAATTTTATTGAAACTTTTTGGCTTGCCTAAAAAGGGCTACATTGATATGGGGGCTAGTGTTTTAAGAAAGGGAGACTTTTTAGCGCATTTAGTAGAAGGAAAAATGGCAAGCAAAAGCATTACCTTAATTCCGGGCGAGACACGCTATTTTTTTACTCAAGCTTTGAGTGCAACTTATAATATAGAAGTAGAGCTTTTAAATTTAGCCTATGAAAGCGTTGCGCCACGATTAAATGGGCAAGTTCTAGCTGATGGCGTTATTTTCCCAGATACCTATAGTTTGCTCTTAGGTCAAGATGCTAATAGGATTATGCAAACTCTAGTCAAACAATCTATGAAGAGGCATGAGACTTTAAGCAAAGAATGGCTTGGATATTATCACAAAGAAGAATGGTTTGAAAAAATTATCATAGCCTCCATTGTGCAAAAAGAGGCGGCCAATATTGAAGAAATGCCTGTTGTTGCAAGTGTGATTTTTAATCGTTTAAAAAAGAACATGCCCTTGCAAATGGATGGGTCTTTGAATTATCAAGAATTTTCGCATACCAAAATTACCAAAGAGCGTGTGAGAGAAGATAACACTTCATATAACACTTATAAATTCAAAGGCTTGCCTAAAAATCCTGTAGGAAGTGTGAGTATAGAGGCTATCAAAGCGGTTATTTTTCCCAAAGAAACCAATTTTTTATACTTTGTTAAAATGAAAAATAAAAAACATGCTTTCAGTGCGACCTATAAGGAGCATTTGAATAATATTAAGATTTCTAATAATCATTTTTAA
- the nth gene encoding endonuclease III: MSLKKTKRYQKALKIKALLLEHYPNLTTELVHKNPYELLVATILSAQCTDARVNLVTPKLFEIYPTIYDLAQAHLEGLKELLKSISYYNTKSQNLIKMAQKVVKDFNGNIPSTQNELITLNGVGQKTANVVLSVCFNANCMAVDTHVFRTTHRLGLSQANTPTKTENDLSTLFETELGKLHHALILFGRYTCKAKNPLCEKCFLQEFCISKESFKA; encoded by the coding sequence ATGAGTTTAAAAAAAACCAAACGCTATCAAAAAGCCCTAAAAATCAAAGCACTACTGCTAGAACATTATCCCAATCTTACCACAGAGCTAGTTCATAAAAACCCCTATGAACTACTCGTAGCTACAATCTTAAGCGCACAATGCACTGATGCTAGAGTAAATCTTGTAACCCCAAAACTCTTTGAGATTTATCCCACCATATATGATTTAGCTCAAGCACACTTAGAAGGGTTAAAAGAATTGCTTAAATCTATCTCTTATTACAACACTAAGAGTCAAAACCTTATTAAAATGGCTCAAAAAGTGGTGAAAGATTTTAATGGCAATATTCCCTCTACCCAAAATGAACTTATTACTCTAAATGGTGTAGGGCAAAAAACCGCCAATGTAGTGCTATCAGTATGTTTTAATGCCAATTGTATGGCGGTAGATACTCATGTATTTCGCACAACTCATCGTTTAGGCTTGAGCCAAGCCAATACACCCACAAAAACAGAAAATGATTTAAGCACACTTTTTGAAACCGAACTAGGCAAACTTCATCATGCCCTTATTTTATTTGGACGCTATACTTGCAAAGCTAAAAATCCGCTATGTGAAAAATGTTTTTTACAAGAATTTTGTATCTCTAAAGAAAGTTTTAAGGCTTAA
- a CDS encoding 4Fe-4S dicluster domain-containing protein: MAKMSAPDGVPVWVNEDRCKGCDICVSVCPAGVLGMGIEKERVLGKVAKVAYPESCIGCTQCELHCPDFAIYVADRKDFKFAKVSKEAEVRRDRVKENHYMLLEETILEGRGK; the protein is encoded by the coding sequence ATGGCTAAAATGAGTGCGCCTGATGGGGTTCCTGTTTGGGTGAATGAAGACCGCTGTAAGGGTTGCGATATTTGTGTTTCAGTATGTCCTGCTGGGGTTCTTGGTATGGGTATTGAAAAAGAAAGAGTCCTTGGAAAAGTAGCAAAAGTTGCTTATCCAGAGAGCTGTATAGGTTGCACGCAATGCGAGTTGCACTGCCCTGATTTTGCGATTTATGTGGCAGATAGGAAAGATTTCAAATTTGCTAAGGTTTCAAAAGAGGCAGAGGTACGCCGTGATAGAGTTAAAGAAAATCACTACATGCTTTTAGAAGAGACTATTTTAGAAGGGAGAGGTAAGTAA
- a CDS encoding energy transducer TonB — protein sequence MLDTSKTQTELEHDFDSNKNNSLDNASNQPKLGRNFDPVDYSNRNFFLSFILSVLLHALIYFLFQYVSQAQSKPKLVKVDPSNLLVLKRGHSQDPTKNQPGAPKPTLSGPKQPPTPPTPPTPPTPPKPQPKPKPKPKPKPKPKPTHHKALKKVEKVEEKKIEKVEKKVEKKPVEKKFDPNKLSFLPTETTPPQQARNDNNKGLDQQTRKDIDDLYGEEFGDLGTAEKDFIKSNLREIGRITQKYLEYPSAAAYLGQDGLNAVEFYLHPNGDISGLKIIIGSEYKMLDDNTLKTIQIAYKDYPRPKTTTLIRIKVRYFMYR from the coding sequence ATGCTAGATACTTCTAAAACACAGACTGAATTAGAACATGATTTTGATTCTAATAAAAATAATTCTCTTGATAATGCCTCTAATCAACCTAAATTAGGGCGTAATTTTGACCCCGTTGACTATTCTAATAGGAATTTTTTCCTCTCTTTTATTTTATCTGTGTTGCTCCATGCACTGATTTATTTCTTGTTCCAATATGTCTCACAAGCTCAAAGCAAACCAAAATTAGTAAAAGTTGACCCTAGCAATTTGCTTGTGTTAAAAAGAGGGCATTCACAAGACCCTACCAAGAACCAACCCGGTGCACCTAAGCCAACTCTATCTGGTCCAAAGCAACCCCCTACACCACCAACCCCACCCACACCTCCTACACCACCTAAGCCTCAACCAAAGCCTAAGCCTAAGCCCAAACCAAAGCCTAAGCCTAAGCCCACTCACCACAAAGCGCTTAAAAAAGTGGAAAAAGTAGAAGAGAAAAAAATTGAAAAAGTAGAAAAAAAGGTTGAGAAAAAACCTGTTGAGAAGAAGTTTGACCCCAACAAACTCTCTTTCTTGCCTACAGAAACTACACCTCCACAACAAGCAAGAAATGACAATAACAAAGGGTTAGACCAACAAACTAGAAAAGATATTGATGATTTATATGGGGAAGAATTTGGTGATTTAGGCACTGCTGAAAAAGACTTCATCAAAAGCAATTTGCGTGAAATTGGGCGTATCACACAAAAATATTTAGAATACCCCTCAGCTGCAGCTTATTTAGGACAAGATGGATTAAATGCAGTAGAATTTTACTTGCATCCTAATGGTGATATTAGCGGTCTTAAAATCATTATTGGCTCTGAATATAAAATGCTAGATGATAATACCCTTAAGACCATTCAAATTGCTTATAAAGATTATCCACGCCCTAAAACGACTACTCTAATTCGTATTAAAGTGCGTTATTTTATGTATCGCTAG
- a CDS encoding FeoA family protein, which translates to MTLNEAQKNQKYEITEITHCDEALKKRFLSFGIFKGVKCTLLHHSMQKATLSIAINYTQIALRVHEAQCLIVKPL; encoded by the coding sequence ATGACACTTAATGAAGCTCAAAAAAACCAAAAATATGAAATTACAGAAATTACTCATTGTGATGAGGCACTTAAAAAGCGTTTTCTATCCTTTGGCATTTTTAAAGGAGTAAAATGCACTCTTCTACACCATTCTATGCAAAAAGCTACCCTTTCTATTGCTATCAATTACACTCAAATTGCCCTAAGAGTGCATGAGGCTCAATGCTTGATAGTCAAACCCCTATAA
- a CDS encoding LTA synthase family protein: MKTLLQPLSKLFLKGFYFTFFMSLLFVLNRIVFILYTGYYKQAIENATLSDIIKVVLDGGKYDNRVVAAMAIIFMIVGLFGLLNAKLQNKMLNFFACFCVAVILFFNIANVVYYGIYGNVFDENLLEVLFEDKLTLLSMGLSGEYPIISSFIIFIILSILISLTYLRLQKTLFVKPISWYSSLSCNQTKPLKTFILFILFSLTQMLYINAQFSFVGASLDFHLEPVRDPFLRKITPGAFRSFYLVVRNYRRSHNLKLSNFTKTPLIEVVQKYFNIQKAPPYNLYDLLAQTSHNTSNQKIEHVFYIISESLSSWHFDKKFDSLGLTSALQNLAKSEHGFLLPTFIESAPRTVKSLDAQITGLPYINDNNLVNSGVAIPSFPMAIGNQMKALGFKNNFYYAGSGIWNKLDSFTKKQGFDALYFNTHLLEYAKNKPYPKPIESNWGVHDNILFDYIIDNTNSNEKTFSMIMTLSNHVTRNVNLKAFNVPTEKIENFVKQTPKTDNLPDANFLGHIYWYDKVVVDFIKKASQKFPNSLFIITGDHFDRSYEYAKNDLYMTKSVPLILYAPTLKPKMISEVGSHLDIAPTIMELVAPKDFKFVSFGKPLFSNNITTPPNHPNYALGFEAIATNRYFYNPTFGFRYLNNSKALEEDKITAPKLYQQLEYLTALSWYLLYEQPLIPKKP; the protein is encoded by the coding sequence ATGAAAACTTTACTACAGCCACTATCCAAACTCTTTTTAAAAGGTTTTTATTTTACCTTTTTTATGAGTTTGTTATTTGTTCTTAATCGCATTGTTTTTATCCTCTATACAGGTTATTATAAGCAAGCCATAGAAAATGCCACTTTAAGTGATATTATCAAAGTAGTGCTAGATGGGGGCAAATACGATAATCGTGTGGTAGCAGCTATGGCAATTATCTTTATGATAGTAGGACTTTTTGGACTATTAAACGCTAAACTTCAAAACAAAATGCTTAACTTTTTTGCTTGTTTTTGTGTTGCTGTTATTTTATTCTTTAACATTGCTAATGTTGTTTATTATGGCATTTATGGCAATGTCTTTGATGAAAATTTGCTAGAAGTATTGTTTGAAGATAAACTCACGCTTTTAAGCATGGGATTAAGCGGCGAGTATCCTATTATCTCTAGTTTTATTATTTTTATAATACTTTCAATTCTCATTTCACTAACCTATCTTAGACTTCAAAAAACCCTTTTTGTCAAACCGATTTCTTGGTATTCTTCTTTAAGCTGTAATCAAACCAAACCTCTTAAAACCTTTATTCTATTCATTCTTTTTTCACTCACGCAGATGTTATACATTAACGCACAATTTAGTTTTGTGGGAGCGAGCTTAGATTTTCACTTAGAGCCTGTTAGAGACCCATTCTTACGCAAAATTACACCCGGAGCCTTTCGCAGTTTTTATCTAGTGGTGCGTAATTATAGGCGTAGTCATAATCTTAAATTAAGTAATTTTACTAAAACCCCCTTAATAGAAGTGGTGCAAAAATATTTTAATATCCAAAAAGCCCCTCCCTATAATCTCTATGATTTGCTTGCTCAAACAAGCCACAACACATCTAATCAAAAAATTGAACATGTTTTTTATATTATTTCAGAATCTCTAAGCTCATGGCATTTTGATAAGAAATTTGATAGTCTAGGTTTAACAAGTGCCTTACAAAATTTAGCTAAAAGTGAGCATGGGTTTTTGCTCCCTACTTTTATTGAGAGCGCCCCTAGAACCGTTAAAAGCCTGGATGCGCAAATTACGGGCTTACCCTATATTAATGATAATAATCTAGTAAACTCTGGGGTTGCTATACCTAGCTTCCCTATGGCTATTGGCAATCAAATGAAAGCTTTAGGCTTTAAAAACAATTTTTATTATGCGGGTAGTGGGATTTGGAATAAGCTAGATAGTTTTACCAAAAAACAAGGTTTTGATGCGCTCTATTTTAACACGCATCTTTTAGAATATGCTAAAAATAAGCCCTATCCAAAACCTATAGAAAGTAATTGGGGTGTGCATGATAATATACTATTTGATTATATTATAGACAATACAAACTCTAATGAAAAAACCTTTAGCATGATAATGACCTTAAGCAACCATGTAACAAGAAATGTGAATCTTAAAGCCTTTAATGTGCCAACAGAAAAAATAGAAAATTTTGTAAAACAAACCCCTAAAACTGATAACTTGCCTGATGCTAATTTCTTAGGGCATATCTATTGGTATGATAAGGTGGTGGTAGATTTCATTAAAAAAGCTAGTCAAAAATTCCCTAACTCGCTTTTTATTATCACAGGAGACCATTTTGATAGAAGTTATGAATATGCTAAAAACGACCTTTATATGACTAAATCAGTGCCACTTATTCTCTATGCCCCTACTCTAAAACCTAAAATGATTAGTGAAGTGGGTTCGCATTTAGATATTGCCCCAACCATTATGGAATTAGTCGCCCCTAAAGATTTTAAGTTTGTGAGTTTTGGAAAGCCCTTGTTTTCTAATAACATTACAACTCCACCAAACCACCCTAATTACGCCCTAGGCTTTGAAGCCATTGCAACAAATCGTTACTTTTACAACCCAACTTTTGGCTTTCGCTATCTAAATAATTCTAAAGCATTAGAAGAGGATAAAATAACAGCCCCCAAACTCTATCAACAGCTAGAGTATCTAACAGCTCTTAGCTGGTATTTACTCTATGAGCAACCACTTATCCCTAAAAAGCCATAA